AGGATGACGGGAACACCCACGTGCTCGTGGCCTGTGCCCGCCGCTTGCGGAGCACGTCCACTGACGCTGAGATCGCCGCCGAAGTTGGCCTTGAGCCCGGCGTTCTGGTCAACGAATGGGCGAAGTTGATGCTACGCGACGACGCACACCCTCACGAGCTACTCCCTGCACGTCGAGGGCACACCGATCGTGGACCCTCAGCCGGGGTCGGCAACCTTGGGCGGCGGGTTCGCAGTGCTGACCTTGCAAGGGTTGGAGCCGGACCACGTGACGGAGAGCTCTATGCCCGGATGCCGACGCCCGAGAAGATCGAGAAACTGGCGTTGCCCGCGGGTGAGCCGGTGATGATCCTCAAGCGGAGGACCTTCACGAAGGACCATGTGCCGATCGAGTTTGCGTACGGCGTCCACGCAGCGAGGCGCTTCGAGTGGTCCTACAGCTTCCCGTTGCCCGACTGACGGCCGAGAAAGGCTGCTCCGTGCCCTCCACCGTGATCCCGAACGAGTACCACGCCGACGCCCTCACGTTGTGGGAGTACCACGACATGAAGCAGCAGGTGCGACCTGCTGATTTGGCGATTGGCTTGGGGAGCCATGACATCGGCGTAGCTGTGCGCGCCGTCGAGCTGTACCAGGCGGGGACGATCCCGCGACTTGTCTTCACCGGCGCGAACGCTCCGACGACCGTCAAGCGGTTCCCTCGCGGGGAAGCCGTCCACTACCGCGAATACGCGATCGAACACGGCGTTCCGGACGAAGCGATCCTCATCGAGACCGAGGCGACCAACACCGCCGAGAACTTCACCCTCACCCGCAAGCTGTTGGAACAACGCGGCGACAGGGTTCACACGGCGGTGTTGATCTCACGTCCGTACCAGGAGCGTCGCGCCTATGCCACCTGCCGAAAGCTGTGGCCCGAACTGGACATCGTGTGCACGTCTCACCGGCCACCGCTGGACGAGTACGTGGCGGGAATCGGTGATGCCGAGTTCGTGGTCAGCATGATGGTCGGCGACACGCAGCGCATGATCGTCTTCGCCGAGGCTGGGTACGCCATCCCTCAGGAGGTGCCCGCCGAAGTCCAAGCCGCCTACGAGCGCCTGGTGAACGCGGGCTACACGAGCCGCCTCATCCGCTGACCGGCCGGGGCGTCGCTGGCGCGTCCGTGATTAGAGTTTCTTTTCTTCATCAAGGCGGCCCCTACCGGGGCCGCTCGTGCCGCTGCGCCCAGGCCGCCCGGCAAGGGCGTGGGACCCGCCTCTGGCACCCACGCCCGCCGGCGGCCGGAGGCACGCGCATCCCCGGCAGCCGCCGCAGAGTCACAACGTGGCTACGCCACCCGAGGGGACGCCTGCTGTTCGACCACCAGGAAGCCCCTACGCCAGTTCGCCCTCTCTTCTCCGTCGACCTCGACGCGCCACTCGTACCTTCCCGGCCTCACGGGCGTCCCCGGAGGGAGGTTGAAAGCGAGTGGCATCGTCAGCGACGTTCCCGGCGGAAGTCCAGGCGGCCGCCCTGCCTCGAACTGCGCTTCGACCTCGATAGGTTGTTCACCCATCGGCGTCAGTTGATGAACCGGGTTTCCATCAGCATCAACCAGACGCACCTTTGCCACGAACACGTGATTGGTCTCGTTCCAAGGAATGTCGAAGAGAATGATCACGGCATGAGGTGGCAGTGGTGTTCTCGTAGCAGTCCATCCGAGGCCAAGCGCGTGCACCTTGTTGTCGGGTGATACCTGGGCAGAGTCACCAAGCAAGATCGTTAGGTCCATCAGCGGACACCCTTCCGAACGACGACGGGGGTAGCCACCCGGACCTTGACCTTGTGGCTCGCGGCCGAGATCAGTCCGTTGACGTTCGCCGCGTTGACCACTGGGCCCGAAAGCTTGATCTTCGATTCTGCCGACCCCAAGGCTTCGTTACTCATGAACGATCCTCCTACGAACGCCGCGTTGCGACAAAGTGGTGTAGACGCCATCGCTTGCGACGACTGGGCGTTAGCCATCGCGGCATCCGCGCGCCGCTTCTCACCCAGAAGGATTAGCATGGGGCAACCGCTCAAGCAGGTGCCGTCACCCACGGGGACGACAGGGGCGCGCAGTGTGTCCGGTCGCCCCTCCAACCTCAAGGGTGCTTCGCATCGCTTCGCGACGGTCTTCGGCCGCCCTTGACCTTGGAGCCTCTGCGACCTGAGTGGCAGGAGAGGGGCAGGCGGGGCCTGCCACGGGTTCGCGCGCCCCTCTCGTCCCCTCCCAGCGTGGTCAAGATCAAAACCAAGACTTACCCAGCTCAAACGATGGCGAACGACCGTGAACCGCCGTCCATGATGGTCGTTCGAGGTTCGGGAAACGCCTGGTCATGACGGGCGCTGGCGGGTACCGGCAGGTGACGGGAGAAGTGGATCTCTAATACCGAGGTCGCAGGTTCGAATCCTGCCCGGGGGCGCTCTGGTGCTGGTCACGCCGCTGGTGGCCGATCTGGTTCAAGATCGGCCCACCCCAAGCCGCATGGTCGACCATCTTGAGGTTCGTGCAGCTCTCGCTCTAGGCCGCATCCCGGTTTCTACCCAGGGCGGCCAGGGCGCGGCGGGCTGCTGCGACCACTGGGGCCCACACCTCCGAGTGGATGAGGTCGGCGTCGCTCCTCGGCTGCGTTGAGATCGCGCGGTCGAGGGCGTCGCGGAAGTTCTCGATCGTCTTCGCTTCCTCCTCGGCGAGCAGGAACCACCCGAGGTGGGCGGGTGGGTCGTCCAGCACGGCGTAGTCGTCGAAGAAGTTCAGGGCGTCGTCCAGGGTGGTGTACTCGGCGGCGGCTGCCGGTGGCTGTGTCCAGTTCTCCTCCTGCCACGCCTGGTCGCCGAGTTTGGCCAGCCAGGCGGCCAGCTCGTCACGAATCCACGGGGCCTCTAGGTCTTCAGCTTTGCGGGGCACTTCGGGAAGTCCGTTCTCTGATCCGGCGAGGCGCTCGTTCGCCCTGGGGGCGGGGTGCGGCGCGGGTTAGCTTGAGGTGTGCGGATTGGGGAGGTTGCTCGGCTTGCCGGGGTCAGTGTGCGGGCGGTGCGGTACTACGAGGAGGAGGGGTTGGTTCGGCCTGGGCGGGGGGCCAATGGGTATCGGAGGTTTGACGAGCGGGATGTCGAGGTGGTTCGGCAGGTTCGGGGGTTGATCGAGTGCGGGTTGCCCACTCGGATCATTCGGGAGGTGTTGCCGTATCTGGACTCGCCTGACGCGTTGCTGCCCGAGGTGCCGTGTGAGTACATGATCGAGCAGGTCGAGCGGCAGCGGGAGGTGTTGGAGCGGCGGATTTCTTGCTTGGAGCGGAATCGGGACGCGTTGGACGCCTACCTGGCGGCTGCTCGGCAGTCGGCTTGACCCCCACGCTTGCGGCAGGGTTTTAGCGTGCCGGGCATGGGTGTTGAGACGAGCATGCGGGCGTTGCGGCAGGGGTCGTTCGGGGGGCCGGGGGACCTGGCGTTGGTCGAGGTGCCGGTTCCGGTGGCGGGGTACGGGGAGGTCCTGGTTCGGGTTGAGGCGGCCGGGGTCAACTTCGCCGATGTGATGCAGACTCGGGGGACGTACGACGGCGGGCCGGTTCCGCCCTATGTGGCCGGGTTCGAGGCTGCCGGGGTCGTGGTGGAGGTGGGCGAGTCCGTTGACCCTGGGCTGGTGGGGACGCGGGTGGTGGGGGCCGGGAGTGGGGCGTTTGCCGAGTTCGTCGTGATGGCGGCGAACGGGGTGGCGCTGGTGCCTGAGGGGTGGCGGGCCGAGCAAGGCCTGGGGATGGTGTTGAACTGGGCTACCGCGTTGGCGGCCCTCAAGCCGTTGGGGCGGCTGCGGAGCGGTGAGACGGTCCTGGTGCAGGCTGCCGCAGGTGGGGTGGGGCAAGCCGCGGTTCGGATGGCCAAGCACTACGGGGCCACGGTGATCGGGGCGGCCTCGGCGGCCAAGCACGACGTGGTGCGGGCGTTGGGCGCGGACCGGGTGGTCGAGTACGGCGAGGTCGGCGGGGTGCGAGGCGTCGATCTGGTGTTGGAGTCTGTCGGGGGCGAGGGGTTCGAGGGGAGTTTGGCTGCTGCTCGCAGGGTTACCGGGCGGGTGGTGGTGTTCGGGGCGGCAGCAGGGGTGGCGTCGGTGAGCAACTGGGAGTTGGTGTTCAAGCACCAGGTGCAGGTGATGGGGCTGCACATCGGGTCGATGGCGCGGGAGGCACCTGAGGTGTACGCCGACGTGCTGCGGGAGTTGGACGTGTTGCGCCGGGAAGGCGTGTACGTGCCTGGGGAGCCCACCGTGTACGACCTGGCTGAAGGGCCGGCGGTGTTGGCGGCCCTGGAGGCTGGGCGGACGGTGGGGAAGTTGGCGTTGAGGCCGTGAAAAGGTGGTGGCCCCGGGACGGGGGTTCCCGGGGCCACTCGGCGAGAAGGCTTACGCGGGCTGGAGCGCGTTGGCTGTCGCGGTGGCCAGGACCGGGCCGTTCGGGCGCAGGGTCAGCAGGGGCCTGACGGACAAGGGCTGCGACGTCGTGTCGAAGCGGTAGGAGCGCAGGAGGGTCTTGAGGAGGATCGTGGACTCCATCAAGGCGAACTGCATGCCGATGCACGCTCTTGCGCCGCCGCCGAAGGGGATGTACGCGTAGCGGTGAGTCGGGGGGCCGCTCAAGAAGCGGGTGGGGTCGAAGGTGGTGGGGTTCGGCCAGAATTCGGGGTGGCGGTGGGTTACCCACGGGGAGATCAGGATTTGCGAGCCCGCCTTGACCCGGTAGCCGGCGATCGTGGTGTCCACCAAGGTAATGCGCTCGGTGCTGTGTGCCGGCGGGTAGAGGCGCATGCCCTCTTGGATGGTTGCTCGGACGAGGGTGTCGTCCGCGGCGTGGGCGATGTCGGACTGGATGTCGGGGCGGCGGCCCAGTTCGTGCAGGGTGAAGGTCAGGGCGCCGGCTGTGGTTTCGTGGCCCGCCAGGAGGAAGCCCAGGACCTCGTCACGGATCTCCTGTTCCGACAGGCCGATACCGGTGTCGGCGTCACGGGCGGCGCGCAGGCGGGTCAGGAGGTCGTCGGCGTCTGGGCGTGAGGGCATGGCCAGGACGCGGTCCGCGATGGCGAACAAGCGGCGGCGGATGTCACGCAGGGTCCTGTTGCGTGGGGTGGGGAGCGACAGGGGCAGGGTGAACAGTTGCAGGCGGCGCGCTGTCGAGGTTTCGCCCAACTGCTGGACCAGGTCTTGGAGCTCTTCCACGATGTCGTCGATGACGTCGCCGAACAGGGCGCGGCCGACCACGCGGAGGGTGTAGCGCTGCATCAGGTCGTGCAGGTCCACCGTGCCGGAGCGGAGGGACGGGTCGTTGACGACCTTGGACGCCTCCTCCGCCATCAGTGCTGTGTAGCCCATGACACGGCGGTGCGTGAACAGTTGCTGCACGAGCTTGCGGTGGCGCTTCCAGGTTTCGCCGTCCAGCGTCAGCAGGCCGTCGCCGATGCTCTCCCGGATCACCTTGAACCCGGCCGTGTCCCGGCCGAACACCGCGGGATCGGTCATCGCGCGGGCCACGTCGTCGGGGTGGAACGCCCCGTACACCGTGCGGCCCGCCCACGACGGCCCGAACCGGTACGCCACCAGGTCACCGTGCTCGGCGAACGTCCGCTCCAGCGTGCCCAGCAGGTCGGCGACGAACGCGGGCACCACGCCCAGCAGCGGGTGGCCGACCGGCCCCGGGACGGCGTTCATCGGTTCCTCCTGAAGTCCGCGTGGAACGGCTCGACGTCCACGGGCGGTTCCGGCAGCACGGCGGTGAGGGCGCTGACCTTCGACCACGTCATCGCGATCTGGTCCAGGTCGGCGTCCCCGACCGGCAGCCCCAGCTCGCCGAACGCGTCGGCCAGCCACTTGCGGGCGCCGGGGTCGACGGTGTCGGCGGGGGCCTCGGGGGCGGCGACGGGAGCCCACTCCCCGGTCGGGAACACCGGGAGAGCACGGGAGTGCCAGTCGGTGCGCCGCTGGTAGACGTCGGCGATCGCGGCCAGTTCGAAGTCCTGGCCGGGCGCGGCGGCCAGTTGCAGCGACAGCGGCATCCCGGCCGCGTCGAAGCCCATCGGCAGCGCCATCGCCGGGAACCCGACCGCGCTCCACACGCTGGGCAGCCACGAGATCGTCTGGAGGCCGGCGGCGTCGTCGTAGCGCGGGGCACCGGCGGGCCAGGTCGGGGTGGCGATCACGTCCACCTCGGCGAACCGGGACCGCAGAGCGTCGGCACCCCACCGGCGCACGCGCTGCGCCCGCAGGTACGTCTCGGCGCTCAGCACGCCGCCCAGTGCCACGTTCCACCGGAACGGCCGCCCGTAGTCGGTCCACCGCGACCGCAGGTGCGTCCCGTGCACCTCGAACGCCTCCACCAGCAGCGTCACCAGCTGCGCCGCGACCAGCGGGAAACCCTCGTTGACCGGCACGTCCACGACCGAAGCGCCTGCCGCGCGCAGCTCGTCCAGCGCGGCCTCGAACGCGGCGGCGGTGTCGTCGGTCAGCGCGGCGGCGTACTTGACCAGGTCGAACGGCACGCCGACGCGCACGCCCGCCAGGTCGTCCAGCGCGGTCCGGGACACCTCGTACGGCCGGTCGGCCATCACGGCCAGCAGCCGGGCGCACTCGCGGGCGGTGCGGGCCAACGGGCCGGCGGTCTCCATCGACCGCGTCAACGGTCGGATGCCCTGGGCGGGCAGCAGACCCTGGGTCGGCTTCAGCCCGGTCACCCCGCACAGCGCGGCCGGGATGCGGATGCTGCCGTTGCTGTCGGTGCCGATGCCGGCGTCGAACAGCCCGGCGGGGATGCCGTTGGCGCTGCCGCAGCTCGACCCGCCGGTCCACCGGTTCGGGTCCCACGGGTTGCGCGGCACGGGGAACGCGGCGGCCGGGTCGGGCCGGGACAGCGCGTGCTCGGCCATGCTCGTCTTGCCCACGATGGACGCGCCGGCGGCCCGCAGCCGCGCGATGATCGGCGCGTCCCGGTCCTCCCACCACACCGGGTCGTGGACGGCGCTCTGCGCGGTGCTCGGCGCGCCCGCCACGGCGATGATGTCCTTGACGCCCACGCGCACCCCGCTCAGCGGACCGTCCACATCGGACGCGGCCTCGGGGAAGCGGTGGAGGAAAGTGCCCAACGAGTCCATGTCAGCTCACCACCGAGAACTTCTGCCACCCGGTCGCGACGACCTCGGGAGCGCCGAAGGTGTCGCGGGGAGCGGACGGGTCCCAGCCGTTGTTCAGGTGGGCGACCAGGGTCCCGTCGCCGCGCAGGCCCATCAGGTCGGGACGGCCGTTGAGGTCCAGGTCGGTCACGGTGATGATCTCGTACTCCTGCCAGCCGTGGCCGAGCGTGAACCACCGGCCCTCGCCGCGCCACCACGGCCCGTCGCCGGACTCGTCGAACGCGAACTCGTACACGTCCAGGTCGCCGTTCTTCCGGCGCACCAGCAGGTTCGGGCGCCCGGTGCCGGTGATGTCGGCCATGGCGAACGGGAAGTCGTCCACGTCCACGGTGACCAGCCGGTGCGCGGCCTTGTCGTAGGTCTCGTTCTCCTTGACCTCGCGGCGGTTGAAGAACGCGTCCACGTGGCCGGCGTCCTGCTCGCGGCCGAACATGTCGTCGCAGCCGTCGAGGTCGACGTCGTAGATGCCCAGCGTCTCCCACTTCTTGTCGTCGCGGGCGCCGGAGATGCGGATGGGGCCGGCGAGCGTGTCCGTGCCGCGCAGCCCGCCCGTGTTCGGGTACAGGAAGATCCCGTGGTGCTCGTTCATCGGGCGCATGCTCAGGCCGAGGACGTCGGCGAAGCCGTTGCCGTTGATGTCGATGGTGCGCACCAGGTAGTGGTCGCGCCGCGGGTCGAAACCGGTGCCGATGAGCACGGGCTCGCCGAACGTCTCGGTGCCCCGAAAAGCACCGCCGTGGGGAAAGACGAACAATTCCCCCGTGACGTCGTCACGGGCCATGACGTCCATTCGACCGTCACCGTTGAACGAGTGACAGTGACCGTTCCCCTTCATGCGTGCCACGAAGCACCCCTCCCCGAGCGGGCGCGGCGAACGCGCACCCAACCGCCACAACAGGCCTGATCATGGCCCCGGCACAGCCCGGAGGGGCACCCCTACCCGCACCCCTGGCACCCCACAAGGAAGGCACCCCTCCCCCACATCCGCGCCCGCCGCCCACTATTTCCGGCCGACGCCCGGGGAGGTGCTGCTAACAATAAGCGCATACCCGCGCCGACCCAAATGGGGAAATCCACATGGACCAACGAAACGGGCTCACCGCGACCACTCCGACGCTCGCCGTGGTGGCTCCGCCGGTGCCGGCGATCAGCGTTTCGGGCCTGCACAAGCGCTACGGCGACGTGCGCGCGGTCAACGGGCTGGACCTGGAGATCGCGCCCGGCGAGGTCGTCGCGCTGCTGGGCCCCAACGGCGCGGGCAAGTCCACGCTGGTGGACCTGGTCCTGGGCCTGGCCACCCCGGACGCGGGCGAGGTCCGCGTGTTCGGGCACACCCCGCGCGAGGCCGTGACCCGCGGTGTCGTCGGCGCGATGCTCCAGGACGGCGCGCTGCTGGACGACGTGTCGATCCGCGAGCTGCTCACCCTGGCCGCCGGCCTGTACCGGGACGCCGTGCCGGTCGACGAGGTGCTGGCGCGCACCGGGTTGACCGACCTGGCCGACCGGCGCGGCCCGCTGTCCGGTGGTCAGCGGCAGCGGCTGCGGCTGGCGATGACGCTGGTGTCCGACCCCCGCCTGCTGATCCTGGACGAGCCCACCGTGGCGATGGACGTCGAGTCCCGCACGGTGTTCTGGACGTCCATCCACGAGTTCACCGCCACCGGCCGCACGGTCGTGTTCGCCTCCCACTACCTGGAGGAGGCCGAGGAGTTCGCCGACCGGGTGGTCCTGGTGCGCGGCGGCAAGGTCGTCGCGGACGGCACGGTCGCCGAGATCCGTTCGGTCGTGGCGGGCCGGACGCTGTCCGCCGAGGTCCCCGGCGTGACCCCGGACCAGCTGCGGCTGCTGCCGGGCGTGCTGGCCGCCGAGGCGCGCGGCAAGCGGGTCGAGCTCGTGTGCGCCGACTCCGACGCCGCCGCGCGCGAGCTGTTCGCCCGGTACCCGCAGGCGCGGGACGTGGAGATCGGCTCCATCGGCCTGGAGCAGGCGTTCCTGGCCCTCACCGCGACCGAAGACGAGGCTGCCTGATGAACTCCGGTTTCCTGCTGTTCGAGGTGCGCCGGGTGGTGCGGGCGCGCAAGTTCTGGATCATGGCGTTCCTGTTCCCCACCCTGATGTACCTGATCCAGGCCAACCTGTTCAGCGGCCTGTTCGAAGGCCGGGGCGGGGTGGACTTCCGCGAGCACCTGATGGGCAACCTGGCCGCGTTCGGCGCGTTCTTCGTGGCCCTCAACGTGGGCACGCGAGTGGCGATCGAGCGGTCCACGGGCTGGCAACGACAGTTGCGCATCACGCCGCTGTCCGCGCCGTCCTACCTGGTCGCCAAGCTGTCCGCCGCAATGGTGGTGGCGCTGCCCGCGATCGCCGCCGTGGCGGTGGTCGGCGCGCTGGTGGAGGGCGTGCGGCTGCCGGTGGGCGGCTGGCTGTACCTGGTGCTGGGGATCTGGGCGGGCACGCTGCCGTTCGCGCTGCTGGGCGTGTTCATCGGGCAGATCGCGACCGCGGAGAGCGTACAGCTGCTCACCTCCATGTCGCACATGCTGCTGGGCATCCTCGGCGGGGCGCTGTTCCCGTCGGTGGCGTTCCCCGGGTGGATGCAGGCGGTGTCCACGGTCCTGCCCAGCCGCTGGCTCGCCGAGATCGGTCACGCGGCGGTCGGCGAGGCCGCGAACGGCCCCGTGGCGGCGGTCGTGCTGGCCGGCTGGACCGTGGTGCTGGGCGGCGCGGTCGTCCTGCGGTACGTGCGGGACAGCGCCCGCGTCTGACGTTGTCCGTTGCTACCCCAAGGGAATCCCTCGTGAAGAAGAACTCCTGGCAGATACTGCGCAAGGGCGGGCAGGGTGGGCTCACGCTGACCGTCGACTTCACCAGCACCGGCCGCACCCAGGCGTGCTTCCGCGACCTGGTGCCCTTGTTGACCGCGCCCGGCGAGATCTGGGAGACGGTCGCACCGGCGTCGGGCGCCGAGGACACCATGTCCGGCGGCGACTACGTCGAGCGCTGGGTCAAGGGCGTGCGCAAGCGCGAGCGGACCGTGGACACCGTCATCGGCTACTGCGCCGGCGCGGTGTTCGCCGCACCGCTGGCCGCGCGGCTCGCCGAGCACCAGGAGGTCGCGCCGAACCTGGTCCTCCTGGACCCCGAGCTGCCCAACATCGTCGGCCTGTACCGGGACTTCCACGCCGCCGCCGACGCGCTGAAGACGATCCTGTCCCCCGACGAGATCACGAAGTTCCACGCCGACGGGCAGGACGTCCAGCAGCGGTACGGGTTCGAGGACCTGTCGCTGATCGGTCCCGCGCTGGCCGGGATCTTCCGCGACGCCATCGACGTGGCCGGGCAGCGCCTGGGCCTGGACGAGGACATCCGCGGCGAGCTGGGCGGCAGCTTCGCGTCCTTCGTCGGCTACCTGCGGGCCGCCACCGAGCTGGACCCGGTGCCGCTGTGGGCCGACGCCACCGCCATCACGTCGGCGCACTCGACGCGGCGCGGCACGGTGTTCGCCCGGGAGATCAGCCTGGACGTCGACCACGACCAGATGCTGCGCCACCCCGACGTGGCCGCCGCCGTGTCCGAGCTGATGACCGGCGCGCTGCGGATGGCGGGGTAGCGGTGTTCCCCGACCTGTTCGCCGCCCAGGTCCGCCGCACCCCCGACGCGGTCGCCGTGGCGTGGGGCGAGCACACCCTGACCTACGCGGAGCTGGACGCCCGGTCCACCGGGCTCGCCCGCCGCCTGGCCGCGCTCGGGGCCGGGCCGGAACGGCTGGTGGCCATCGGCATCCGGTCGGCCGACGTGGTGACCGCCGCACTCGCGGTGCTCAAGACCGGTGCCGCCTACCTGCCGCTGGACCTGGACTACCCGGCGCAGCGCCTGGAGCACATGCTGGGCGACGCGAAGCCGTTGCTGCTGCTCACCACTGCCGAGGACCGGCACGCCATTCCGCCCTCGGACGCCACTGAGGTGCTGGTGGGCGAGACTTCGGACGAGCCGTTCTCGATGGACATCAAGCCGGAGAACCCCGCCTACGTCATCTACACGTCCGGTTCGACGGGCAAGCCCAAGGGCGTGGTGATCGAACACCGACAGCTGAACACCTACCTCGACCACGTCGTGCGCTCCTACCCGGGCGTGCGCGGCCGGGCGGTGCTGCACTCGTCGTTCGCGTTCGACCTCACCGTCACCGCCCTGTACGCGCCGCTGGCCACCGGCGGTTGCGTGCACGTCGGCGCGTTGGAGGAGATGGGCACGCCCGCCGCCGGACCTCTGGGCCTGGAGCGGCCTGGGTTCGTCAAGGTCACCCCCTCCCACATCCCCCTGCTCACCGCCCTGCCCGCCGAAGCCTCGCCGACCGGTGAGCTCATGGCCGGCGGCGAACTGCTGCTCGGCGAGACCGTCGACGCGTGGCGGCGCAGGCACCCCGGTGCCCGTGTGGTCAACGAGTACGGCCCGACCGAGACGACGGTCGGGTGCAGCACGGTCGTCATCGAGCCGGACGACATCGTGCCGCCGGGCCCGCTGCCCATCGGGCAACCCATGCCCGGCGTGGGCTTCCACGTCCTGGACGACGACCTGCAACCAGTCCCGACAGGCGAAATCGGGGAGCTCTACATCTCCGGCACCCAGCTCGCCCGCGGCTACCTCAACCGGCCCGCGCTGACCGCGAGCCGGTTCGTGGCCAACCCGTTCGGGCCGCCCGGGTCCCGCTTGTACCGGTCCGGCGACCGGGTGCGGCCGACCGCCGACGGCGAGTACGAGTTCTGCGGCCGGGTGGACAGCCAGACCAAGATCCGCGGCTACCGGATCGAGCTGGGCGAGGTCGAGGCGGCGCTGCTGCGGGTGCCCGAGGTGCGGCACGCGGCGGCCGTGGTCCGCGAGGACACGCCGGACGTCAAGCAGCTCGTCGCGTACGTCGTGCCGAGTGACGTCGATGTCCAACAAGTGCGCAAGGACATCGCCGAGAGCCTGCCCGACTATATGGTGCCCAGCGCCGTCGTGGCGCTGGCGGAGCTGCCGCTGACCGTGAACGGCAAGCTGGACACGGCCGCGCTGCCGGTGCCGTCCGGTGCCATGTCGGGACGTGCGCCCGTGAACGAGCTGGAAGCCCTGCTGTGCGAGCTGTTCGCGCGGTTCTCCGGGGTGTCCGCGGTGGGCGTGGACGACGACTTCTTCGTGCGCGGCGGCACCAGCGTCGGCGCCGCGCAACTGGTCAACGAGGCCCGCAAGCTCGGGCTGGCGCTGTCGCTGCGGGACGTGCTGGAGAACCGGACCGTGGCGCGGCTCGCCGAGATCTGTGCCGAGGGGGACGAATGACGGTCAGCCGGAAAGAAACGGCCATGTGGCTCCTGGAACGGCTCGTGCCGGGCACAGGGGTCAACAACGTCACCGTCGCGTTCGAGGTCGACGGACGCTTCGACCGCGCGGTCCTCGGACGCGCTCTGGACGCGGTCCTCGCTCGGCACGACGTGCTGCGGACCGTGTTCCGCGCGGACGACGTGGCTCTGGACAAGGAAGTCCTGGCCTCGGTCGACGTTCCGCTGCTGGACATCGCCGTGACGGACGCCGGGCTTGACGCCGATCTGACCGCGTTCATCGCGGCACCGTTCGCCCTGGACGGGAGCCCGTTGGTACGGGCCGGGGTGCGAAGTGGCGACACCGACGTGTGCTGCGTCGTCGTGCACCACTTGGTGTTCGACGCCATGTCCACCACGATCCTGCTGCGCGAGCTGCTGACCGCTTACGAGGAGGTGGCGGCCGGACACACACCGGCCACAGAAGTCGTCTCCCCGCCCACCGAGCGCACCCCCGACGAGCGCAGCATCGCCTACTGGCAGAAGAACCTGGACGGGCTGAGGGCCAGTGAGTCGGGGCTGTGGTGCGCCAAGCCGCCCGGTGCCCAGTCGTCGCTGCGAGCATCGACGGTCCACCACAAGCTCTCCGCTGAGGCGCGGGAGGTCGTGCGGCGGTTCCAGAAGGAGCTGCGGGCGTCAGAGGCCGTGGTGCTGCTGGCCGCGTACTACGTGCTGTTGACCCAACACGGCGCCGGGTCGGACGTGGTCATC
This DNA window, taken from Saccharothrix variisporea, encodes the following:
- a CDS encoding VCBS repeat-containing protein; amino-acid sequence: MKGNGHCHSFNGDGRMDVMARDDVTGELFVFPHGGAFRGTETFGEPVLIGTGFDPRRDHYLVRTIDINGNGFADVLGLSMRPMNEHHGIFLYPNTGGLRGTDTLAGPIRISGARDDKKWETLGIYDVDLDGCDDMFGREQDAGHVDAFFNRREVKENETYDKAAHRLVTVDVDDFPFAMADITGTGRPNLLVRRKNGDLDVYEFAFDESGDGPWWRGEGRWFTLGHGWQEYEIITVTDLDLNGRPDLMGLRGDGTLVAHLNNGWDPSAPRDTFGAPEVVATGWQKFSVVS
- a CDS encoding YdcF family protein, producing the protein MKQQVRPADLAIGLGSHDIGVAVRAVELYQAGTIPRLVFTGANAPTTVKRFPRGEAVHYREYAIEHGVPDEAILIETEATNTAENFTLTRKLLEQRGDRVHTAVLISRPYQERRAYATCRKLWPELDIVCTSHRPPLDEYVAGIGDAEFVVSMMVGDTQRMIVFAEAGYAIPQEVPAEVQAAYERLVNAGYTSRLIR
- a CDS encoding UTRA domain-containing protein, whose amino-acid sequence is MPTPEKIEKLALPAGEPVMILKRRTFTKDHVPIEFAYGVHAARRFEWSYSFPLPD
- a CDS encoding amidase; translated protein: MDSLGTFLHRFPEAASDVDGPLSGVRVGVKDIIAVAGAPSTAQSAVHDPVWWEDRDAPIIARLRAAGASIVGKTSMAEHALSRPDPAAAFPVPRNPWDPNRWTGGSSCGSANGIPAGLFDAGIGTDSNGSIRIPAALCGVTGLKPTQGLLPAQGIRPLTRSMETAGPLARTARECARLLAVMADRPYEVSRTALDDLAGVRVGVPFDLVKYAAALTDDTAAAFEAALDELRAAGASVVDVPVNEGFPLVAAQLVTLLVEAFEVHGTHLRSRWTDYGRPFRWNVALGGVLSAETYLRAQRVRRWGADALRSRFAEVDVIATPTWPAGAPRYDDAAGLQTISWLPSVWSAVGFPAMALPMGFDAAGMPLSLQLAAAPGQDFELAAIADVYQRRTDWHSRALPVFPTGEWAPVAAPEAPADTVDPGARKWLADAFGELGLPVGDADLDQIAMTWSKVSALTAVLPEPPVDVEPFHADFRRNR
- a CDS encoding cytochrome P450, which translates into the protein MNAVPGPVGHPLLGVVPAFVADLLGTLERTFAEHGDLVAYRFGPSWAGRTVYGAFHPDDVARAMTDPAVFGRDTAGFKVIRESIGDGLLTLDGETWKRHRKLVQQLFTHRRVMGYTALMAEEASKVVNDPSLRSGTVDLHDLMQRYTLRVVGRALFGDVIDDIVEELQDLVQQLGETSTARRLQLFTLPLSLPTPRNRTLRDIRRRLFAIADRVLAMPSRPDADDLLTRLRAARDADTGIGLSEQEIRDEVLGFLLAGHETTAGALTFTLHELGRRPDIQSDIAHAADDTLVRATIQEGMRLYPPAHSTERITLVDTTIAGYRVKAGSQILISPWVTHRHPEFWPNPTTFDPTRFLSGPPTHRYAYIPFGGGARACIGMQFALMESTILLKTLLRSYRFDTTSQPLSVRPLLTLRPNGPVLATATANALQPA
- a CDS encoding ABC transporter ATP-binding protein, encoding MDQRNGLTATTPTLAVVAPPVPAISVSGLHKRYGDVRAVNGLDLEIAPGEVVALLGPNGAGKSTLVDLVLGLATPDAGEVRVFGHTPREAVTRGVVGAMLQDGALLDDVSIRELLTLAAGLYRDAVPVDEVLARTGLTDLADRRGPLSGGQRQRLRLAMTLVSDPRLLILDEPTVAMDVESRTVFWTSIHEFTATGRTVVFASHYLEEAEEFADRVVLVRGGKVVADGTVAEIRSVVAGRTLSAEVPGVTPDQLRLLPGVLAAEARGKRVELVCADSDAAARELFARYPQARDVEIGSIGLEQAFLALTATEDEAA
- a CDS encoding DUF6941 family protein, with product MDLTILLGDSAQVSPDNKVHALGLGWTATRTPLPPHAVIILFDIPWNETNHVFVAKVRLVDADGNPVHQLTPMGEQPIEVEAQFEAGRPPGLPPGTSLTMPLAFNLPPGTPVRPGRYEWRVEVDGEERANWRRGFLVVEQQASPRVA
- a CDS encoding SCO4402 family protein, which gives rise to MPRKAEDLEAPWIRDELAAWLAKLGDQAWQEENWTQPPAAAAEYTTLDDALNFFDDYAVLDDPPAHLGWFLLAEEEAKTIENFRDALDRAISTQPRSDADLIHSEVWAPVVAAARRALAALGRNRDAA
- a CDS encoding zinc-binding dehydrogenase, whose product is MGVETSMRALRQGSFGGPGDLALVEVPVPVAGYGEVLVRVEAAGVNFADVMQTRGTYDGGPVPPYVAGFEAAGVVVEVGESVDPGLVGTRVVGAGSGAFAEFVVMAANGVALVPEGWRAEQGLGMVLNWATALAALKPLGRLRSGETVLVQAAAGGVGQAAVRMAKHYGATVIGAASAAKHDVVRALGADRVVEYGEVGGVRGVDLVLESVGGEGFEGSLAAARRVTGRVVVFGAAAGVASVSNWELVFKHQVQVMGLHIGSMAREAPEVYADVLRELDVLRREGVYVPGEPTVYDLAEGPAVLAALEAGRTVGKLALRP